One window of Oscillibacter hominis genomic DNA carries:
- a CDS encoding lactate utilization protein: MFDKVSEALKSRGFAVSRFGTAAEAAEYLNRSIDNKTVGFGGSVTLQEMGLYETLGSHNQVVWHWQGGPELRREAMTTQVYLTSVNGLAETGELINIDGSGNRVAGSLFGHEKVYLVVGRNKIAPTYEEALWRARNIAAPKNAQRLGAKTPCAAKGDRCYDCASPGRICRTLVVLWEPMTGMETEVVLVDEELGY, translated from the coding sequence ATGTTTGATAAAGTGAGTGAGGCGCTGAAAAGCAGAGGCTTTGCGGTGAGCCGGTTTGGTACGGCGGCTGAGGCGGCGGAGTACCTGAACCGATCCATCGACAACAAGACGGTGGGTTTCGGCGGGTCTGTCACGCTGCAGGAGATGGGCCTTTACGAGACCTTGGGCAGCCATAACCAGGTGGTTTGGCACTGGCAGGGCGGGCCGGAGCTGCGCAGGGAGGCCATGACCACCCAGGTGTATTTGACCTCCGTCAACGGCTTGGCGGAGACCGGGGAGCTCATCAACATCGACGGCAGCGGAAACCGGGTGGCCGGGTCGTTGTTTGGCCACGAGAAGGTCTATCTGGTGGTGGGGCGGAACAAGATCGCCCCTACATATGAGGAGGCGCTGTGGCGGGCGCGGAACATCGCCGCGCCGAAGAACGCCCAGCGCCTGGGGGCCAAGACGCCTTGCGCCGCAAAGGGCGACCGGTGCTACGACTGTGCCAGCCCCGGCCGGATCTGCCGGACGCTGGTGGTGCTGTGGGAACCCATGACCGGCATGGAGACCGAGGTCGTGCTGGTGGATGAGGAGTTAGGCTATTGA
- a CDS encoding DNA gyrase/topoisomerase IV subunit A has protein sequence MKKNDKTPKKTSVVPSNVLGLQAAVVEQPITDTLEVNYMPYAMSVIVSRAIPEIDGFKPSHRKLLYTMYKMGLLTGGRTKSANIVGQTMRLNPHGDAAIYETMVRLSKGYGALLAPFVDSKGNFGKVYSRDMSYAASRYTEAKLSAICAELFRDIDSDTVDFVDNYDNTMKEPALLPTTFPNILVSANSGIAVGMASQFCGFNLREVCQTAVAYLKNPECTLSDTLLAPDFPTGGELIYNAAALEEIYRTGRGSVRVRAKYRYVKEENLIEIYEIPYTTTTEAILDKVAELIKAGKAKEIADMRDETDLSGLKLAIDLKRGVDPDKLMAKLFKLTTLSDSCSCNFNVLIAGQPKVLGVREILEEWTAWRTESVRRRVYFVLNKKKDKLHLLKGLKRILLDIDKAIKIIRETEEESEVIPNLMIGFGIDQVQAEYVAEIKLRNINKEYILKRVKETEALQEEIEDLENLLGSPQRVKKVIIDELAEVEKKYGEDRRTTLVYGDEVEEYTEEDEVEDYPVNLFLSREGYFKKITPASLRMSSEQKFKDSDGLSRQMESTNCAEIMFFTDRCQVYKTRLSEFDDAKASVLGDYLPSKLGMDEGENVVYACLPGDYSGQVLFFFENGKAARVELSAYRTASNRRKLTGAYSDKSPLVAVRELKEDCEVVLYSSEPRALMVSTALLVPKTTRSTQGVAVMKLKPKYRLERVAAPEETHIVNHSRYRVRQIPAAGALLREEDQEEQQLELL, from the coding sequence ATGAAGAAAAATGACAAAACCCCGAAAAAGACCTCCGTAGTCCCCTCCAATGTGCTGGGGCTCCAGGCGGCGGTGGTGGAACAGCCCATCACCGACACCCTGGAGGTCAACTACATGCCCTATGCCATGAGCGTCATCGTCTCCCGGGCCATCCCGGAGATCGACGGCTTCAAGCCCTCCCACCGAAAGCTGCTCTACACCATGTACAAGATGGGCCTGCTCACCGGCGGCCGCACCAAGTCCGCCAACATCGTGGGCCAGACCATGCGGCTAAATCCCCACGGCGACGCGGCCATCTATGAGACCATGGTGCGCCTTTCCAAGGGCTACGGCGCGCTGCTGGCACCTTTTGTGGACTCCAAGGGCAACTTCGGAAAGGTCTACTCCCGGGATATGTCCTACGCCGCCAGTCGGTATACGGAGGCAAAGCTCTCCGCCATCTGCGCGGAGCTCTTCCGGGACATTGACTCCGATACCGTGGATTTTGTGGACAACTACGACAACACCATGAAGGAGCCAGCCCTGCTGCCCACCACCTTCCCCAACATCTTGGTGTCCGCCAACTCCGGCATCGCCGTGGGCATGGCCTCCCAGTTCTGCGGCTTCAACCTGCGGGAGGTCTGTCAGACTGCCGTCGCCTACCTGAAAAATCCCGAGTGCACACTCTCTGATACCCTGCTGGCGCCGGACTTTCCCACCGGAGGCGAACTGATTTACAACGCAGCGGCCCTGGAGGAGATATACCGCACGGGCCGGGGAAGCGTCCGGGTCCGGGCCAAGTACCGCTATGTCAAAGAGGAGAACCTCATTGAGATTTATGAGATTCCCTACACCACCACCACGGAGGCGATCTTAGACAAGGTGGCAGAGCTCATCAAGGCGGGCAAGGCCAAGGAAATTGCCGACATGCGGGATGAGACGGACCTCTCCGGGCTGAAGCTGGCCATCGATCTGAAGCGGGGCGTGGACCCGGACAAGCTGATGGCCAAGCTTTTCAAGCTGACCACGCTCTCCGACAGCTGCAGCTGCAACTTCAACGTGCTCATCGCCGGACAGCCCAAGGTCCTCGGGGTCCGGGAAATTTTGGAGGAATGGACGGCCTGGCGCACCGAGTCCGTCCGGCGCCGGGTCTACTTTGTCCTGAACAAGAAAAAGGACAAGCTGCACCTGCTCAAGGGCCTCAAGCGCATCCTGCTGGACATTGACAAGGCCATCAAAATCATCCGGGAGACGGAGGAGGAGTCCGAGGTCATCCCCAACCTGATGATCGGATTCGGCATTGACCAGGTCCAGGCGGAGTATGTGGCGGAGATCAAGCTGCGCAACATCAACAAGGAGTATATCCTCAAGCGGGTGAAGGAGACCGAAGCCCTCCAGGAGGAGATCGAGGACCTGGAAAACCTGCTGGGGAGCCCTCAGCGGGTGAAAAAGGTCATCATCGACGAGCTTGCCGAGGTGGAGAAAAAGTACGGCGAGGACCGCCGGACCACCCTGGTCTACGGCGACGAGGTGGAGGAGTACACGGAGGAGGACGAGGTGGAGGACTATCCCGTCAACCTCTTCCTCTCCCGGGAGGGATACTTTAAAAAGATCACCCCCGCCTCGCTGCGCATGAGCAGCGAACAGAAGTTCAAGGACAGCGACGGGCTCAGCCGCCAGATGGAGTCCACCAACTGCGCGGAGATCATGTTTTTCACCGACCGCTGCCAGGTGTACAAGACCCGCCTGAGCGAGTTTGACGATGCGAAGGCCAGCGTCTTAGGCGACTACCTGCCCAGCAAACTGGGCATGGACGAGGGGGAGAACGTGGTGTACGCCTGCCTCCCCGGCGACTACTCCGGCCAGGTGCTGTTCTTCTTTGAAAACGGCAAGGCCGCCCGGGTGGAACTGAGCGCCTATCGCACCGCCTCCAACCGGCGGAAGCTCACCGGCGCGTATTCCGACAAGAGCCCGCTGGTGGCCGTCCGGGAGCTGAAGGAGGACTGTGAGGTGGTGCTCTACTCCTCGGAGCCCCGGGCACTGATGGTGTCCACCGCCCTGCTTGTGCCCAAGACCACCCGCTCCACCCAGGGCGTGGCGGTGATGAAGCTCAAGCCCAAGTACCGCCTGGAGCGGGTGGCTGCGCCGGAGGAGACCCATATCGTCAACCACAGCCGCTACCGGGTGCGCCAGATTCCGGCGGCCGGGGCGCTGCTCCGGGAGGAAGACCAGGAGGAACAGCAGCTGGAGCTGCTGTAA
- a CDS encoding copper amine oxidase N-terminal domain-containing protein — protein MKRIISALLCLLLTLSLTLPAYGYEDTDPPQWQEWGFDSLEECVEYYYDGDLEAYYEDISYEVDYENWKKAHAAEIQAFDPDKYWAEEYWAGDYYQSKEDYMLEMGFESEEEFNEYLLDDYLWELWWADETAKEAAESKKALGGVPGQLGVMLDGSYLKFDAQPELKDGRTMVPCRQVLEALGGTVSYEDGMAVCRFKDTVVTAGGKTVEGDAALYFKAGSDVVTVRTGGQELKVQMDAKCYYKNGRTYIPVRFFAQTLGCDVFYDSLFETAVLLNRQALVAEVDSKFTVLNRLLESLARNPSKNYKTVASLGADLTLLDSINGNKTYNMDASLEVVQSADAFSVTGRLDLAALGKLEEFDQLFAGMTSAQLSSLKSALANVKFKLIYDGKEGMMYLNLPLLAYLPETEYAEDDWVAIPALGLDLNEGASSVGGLIYTSATGLSGADEGGVYYNAVYLYQEIQEYADEAAVLLGDGCFQGEGGYDVLHYGMEDYQAYLKETYGEDADYYNEFDKLNADLRIARDGAATFKVEMQSQDMGYFLPVMLITADGKVSSTGVNMNLVMKIKNTMDLEIRYTASTSETQQAPGKLPADANVINPYGYDEEPQPAEETTL, from the coding sequence ATGAAAAGGATCATTTCCGCATTGCTCTGCCTGCTTTTGACGCTTTCACTGACGCTGCCCGCTTACGGCTATGAGGACACGGACCCGCCCCAGTGGCAGGAATGGGGCTTCGACTCCCTGGAGGAGTGTGTGGAGTATTACTACGACGGCGACCTGGAGGCCTATTATGAGGACATCTCCTATGAGGTGGACTATGAAAACTGGAAAAAGGCCCATGCCGCCGAAATCCAGGCCTTTGACCCGGACAAGTACTGGGCCGAGGAATACTGGGCCGGAGACTATTACCAGAGCAAAGAGGACTACATGCTGGAAATGGGCTTCGAAAGCGAGGAGGAGTTCAACGAGTATCTGCTGGACGACTACCTCTGGGAATTGTGGTGGGCCGATGAGACGGCAAAAGAGGCTGCCGAAAGCAAGAAGGCCTTGGGCGGTGTGCCCGGCCAGTTGGGCGTGATGCTGGATGGCAGCTATTTGAAGTTCGACGCCCAGCCGGAGCTGAAGGACGGCCGGACCATGGTGCCCTGCCGCCAGGTGCTGGAGGCCCTGGGCGGAACCGTCTCCTATGAGGACGGCATGGCGGTCTGCCGGTTCAAGGATACCGTGGTCACCGCCGGGGGAAAGACGGTGGAGGGAGACGCGGCGCTCTATTTCAAGGCCGGCAGCGATGTGGTCACCGTCCGCACGGGCGGCCAGGAGCTGAAGGTGCAGATGGACGCCAAGTGCTACTATAAAAACGGCCGCACCTACATCCCCGTCCGCTTTTTCGCCCAGACCCTGGGCTGCGACGTATTTTACGACTCCCTTTTTGAAACGGCCGTTCTGCTGAACCGCCAGGCCCTGGTGGCGGAGGTGGACAGCAAGTTCACCGTGCTCAACCGGCTGCTGGAGTCCCTGGCACGCAACCCCTCAAAGAACTACAAGACCGTTGCCTCCCTTGGCGCGGACCTGACGCTGCTGGACTCCATCAACGGCAATAAGACCTACAACATGGACGCCTCCCTGGAGGTGGTTCAGAGCGCCGATGCCTTCAGCGTCACCGGCCGGCTGGATTTGGCCGCCCTGGGCAAACTGGAGGAGTTCGACCAGCTCTTCGCGGGCATGACCTCCGCCCAGCTCAGCAGCCTGAAGTCTGCGCTTGCCAATGTGAAGTTCAAACTGATCTACGACGGCAAGGAGGGCATGATGTACCTGAACCTGCCCCTGCTTGCCTACCTGCCGGAGACGGAGTACGCGGAGGACGACTGGGTCGCCATCCCCGCCCTGGGGCTGGATTTGAATGAGGGCGCCTCCAGTGTGGGCGGCCTGATCTACACCTCCGCCACAGGGCTCAGCGGTGCTGACGAGGGCGGTGTTTACTACAATGCGGTGTACCTCTATCAGGAGATCCAGGAGTATGCCGATGAGGCCGCCGTGCTGCTGGGCGACGGCTGCTTCCAGGGCGAGGGCGGCTACGATGTGCTCCACTACGGTATGGAAGACTATCAGGCCTACCTAAAGGAGACCTATGGCGAGGACGCGGACTACTACAATGAGTTTGACAAGCTCAACGCGGACCTGCGCATTGCACGGGACGGGGCGGCTACCTTCAAGGTGGAGATGCAGAGCCAGGATATGGGCTATTTCCTCCCGGTGATGCTGATTACCGCCGACGGCAAGGTGTCCTCCACCGGCGTCAACATGAACCTGGTGATGAAGATCAAAAACACCATGGACCTGGAGATCCGCTACACCGCGTCCACCAGCGAGACTCAGCAGGCCCCGGGCAAGCTGCCCGCCGACGCCAACGTCATCAACCCCTATGGCTACGACGAGGAGCCCCAGCCCGCAGAGGAGACCACCCTGTAA